One window of Electrophorus electricus isolate fEleEle1 chromosome 24, fEleEle1.pri, whole genome shotgun sequence genomic DNA carries:
- the LOC118240729 gene encoding eukaryotic translation initiation factor 4 gamma 3-like, with the protein MGQLLYQLLQAGSLSKPQFFKGFSETLELADDMAIDIPHIWLYLAELVSPVLREGGISMRELFSEFSKPLLPVGRAGILFSEILHLLCKHMSHRKVGALWRDSELSWVNFLPDMEDVPRFITEQKLDFNLSDCSSLGCLNDMYVILEDTF; encoded by the exons ATGGGCCAGCTGCTCTATCAGCTGCTGCAGGCTGGAAGCCTCTCCAAACCTCAGTTCTTTAAAGG GTTCTCAGAAACCCTTGAGTTGGCAGATGATATGGCCATTGACATTCCCCATATATGGCTGTACTTAGCGGAGCTGGTTAGTCCTGTGCTCCGCGAAGGAGGAATCTCTATGAGAGAATTATTTAG TGAATTTAGTAAACCATTACTCCCTGTGGGAAGAGCTGGGatattattttctgaaatattgcACCTGCTATGCAAACATATG AGCCATAGGAAAGTGGGAGCCTTATGGAGGGATTCTGAGTTGAGTTGGGTTAATTTCCTCCCAGACATGGAGGATGTGCCTCGCTTCATCACTGAGCAG AAACTAGACTTCAATCTGTCTGATTGCTCGAGTCTGGGCTGTTTGAATGACATGTATGTGATCTTGGAGGACACGTTCTAA